The Aureimonas mangrovi genome includes a region encoding these proteins:
- a CDS encoding DUF3563 domain-containing protein, with translation MGIVGGLRRILRARTQSEIELDYLNQSVSHTDLERRQREIDRGYLRQRRINY, from the coding sequence ATGGGCATTGTCGGCGGACTGCGCCGCATCCTGCGCGCGCGTACACAGAGCGAAATCGAGCTGGATTATCTGAACCAGTCGGTCTCCCACACCGATCTCGAGCGTCGCCAGCGCGAGATCGATCGCGGCTACCTGCGCCAGCGCCGCATCAACTACTAG